A genome region from Sphingobium sp. CR2-8 includes the following:
- a CDS encoding AcvB/VirJ family lysyl-phosphatidylglycerol hydrolase: MRRIIRIVVALIAGSWLVATGIGAPVSASAGGTVTVGAYSLAPFGGIRLYRPGGSPRATALFLSGDGGWSAGTAAIARDLAKQGILVAGVSTPTFMRSLERERGRCINPNYALVALARDVQHRAGVRAYMKPIVIGYSAGATLAYASLAQWPDGAYRAVVSLGFSADMPGAKPWCSAPGFTAHAIAKPAHGWLFAPNRRIKLPWIVVQGRRDAVVDFAAARRFVTDVPHARLIDLPQGDHRFVDRARWMPRLMAALAPMLDPVATANVDDLPLTIVPPAAGGDHGNMMAVIYSGDGGWVGLDRDIASQLAAKGIPVVGVDSLSYFWSQRTPSGAGQDLRHIIAAYSARWNRPRVMVIGYSFGADVLPAIVGTLDPQTRAHISSLSLLGLGATADFQFHLSSWLDLNSTQAQPTVPAIMRLRDVTIRCIRGAAEDDSACPAIPRNVATQVVVPGGHHFGRNAALLANIVLGQGAGRTG; the protein is encoded by the coding sequence ATGCGCAGGATCATTCGGATCGTCGTCGCCCTCATCGCGGGAAGCTGGCTGGTCGCGACCGGGATTGGCGCGCCGGTCAGTGCGTCGGCTGGTGGGACGGTCACGGTGGGCGCCTACAGCCTGGCGCCATTCGGCGGCATCCGGCTCTACCGCCCCGGCGGCTCCCCCCGTGCGACGGCCCTGTTCCTGTCTGGCGACGGCGGGTGGAGCGCAGGCACCGCCGCCATCGCGCGCGATCTGGCGAAGCAGGGGATATTGGTGGCTGGCGTATCCACCCCCACATTCATGCGGTCGCTGGAGCGGGAAAGGGGGCGCTGCATCAATCCCAACTATGCGCTGGTGGCGCTGGCGCGCGACGTGCAGCATCGCGCGGGCGTGCGCGCCTATATGAAGCCTATCGTCATCGGCTATTCCGCCGGTGCGACGCTGGCCTATGCCAGCCTGGCGCAATGGCCCGACGGGGCCTATCGGGCGGTCGTATCGCTGGGTTTCAGCGCGGATATGCCGGGCGCAAAGCCCTGGTGTTCCGCGCCGGGCTTCACCGCCCACGCCATCGCAAAGCCTGCGCACGGATGGCTATTCGCGCCCAACCGGCGCATCAAGCTGCCCTGGATCGTGGTGCAGGGCAGGCGCGACGCGGTGGTCGATTTCGCCGCCGCCCGGCGCTTCGTTACGGATGTGCCGCATGCGCGCCTGATCGATCTGCCGCAGGGCGACCATCGCTTTGTCGACCGTGCGCGCTGGATGCCGCGTCTGATGGCCGCGCTGGCGCCGATGCTCGATCCGGTCGCCACCGCCAATGTGGACGACCTGCCCCTGACCATCGTACCGCCCGCAGCGGGAGGCGACCATGGAAATATGATGGCGGTCATCTATTCGGGCGACGGCGGCTGGGTGGGACTGGACCGGGACATTGCGAGCCAGTTGGCGGCGAAGGGCATTCCGGTCGTCGGCGTCGACAGCCTGTCCTATTTCTGGAGCCAGCGCACGCCGTCGGGCGCGGGGCAGGATCTGCGCCATATCATCGCGGCCTACAGCGCCCGCTGGAACCGGCCGCGCGTGATGGTCATCGGCTATAGTTTCGGCGCGGACGTGCTGCCCGCGATCGTCGGCACGCTTGATCCGCAAACCCGCGCCCACATCTCCAGCCTGTCGCTGCTGGGGCTGGGCGCGACCGCTGACTTCCAGTTCCACCTGTCGTCATGGCTGGACCTCAATTCGACACAGGCCCAGCCTACGGTGCCCGCGATCATGCGGCTGCGGGACGTGACCATCCGCTGTATCCGCGGCGCAGCCGAAGATGATAGCGCTTGTCCGGCCATCCCCCGCAATGTCGCGACCCAGGTCGTGGTGCCGGGCGGCCATCATTTCGGGCGCAATGCCGCGTTGCTCGCCAATATCGTCCTGGGCCAGGGGGCAGGCCGCACCGGGTGA
- a CDS encoding FecR family protein, translated as MPETVDDMAAVWALRHPLDAQQQEQMDIWLAQDRRHAGALLRAQAALSLINEAVEQDGPPPVSSPFWTRRRWMAAGVGGAMAAALTGVIGVSRLMGDHVTTGRGEIRRLPLADGSVATIDSGSDLRVTLDEESRRVTLASGQAWFQVAKDRRRPFVVDAGIAQARAIGTAFSVSRTGTTVQIAVTEGTVATWAQDGGGTMTILKAGDFATFERGALTPVKGNAPQAIERSLAWRVGEIALEGDTLRDAVARFNRYNAQQLVIADESLSNERLIGLFRIDNPAGFARTLAASLDVAVTTTPQEIRLARKKVDPV; from the coding sequence ATGCCCGAAACCGTTGACGATATGGCGGCGGTCTGGGCGCTTCGCCATCCGCTCGATGCGCAGCAGCAGGAACAGATGGACATATGGCTGGCGCAGGATCGCCGCCATGCCGGGGCGCTGCTGCGCGCGCAGGCGGCCTTGTCGCTGATTAACGAGGCCGTCGAGCAGGATGGGCCGCCACCTGTGTCCTCCCCGTTCTGGACCCGACGTCGGTGGATGGCGGCCGGTGTGGGCGGGGCGATGGCCGCCGCCCTGACCGGGGTGATCGGCGTGTCGAGGCTGATGGGCGACCATGTCACGACCGGGCGCGGCGAAATCCGCCGCCTGCCGCTTGCCGACGGATCGGTGGCGACGATCGACAGCGGCAGCGATCTGCGCGTGACGCTGGATGAGGAAAGCCGACGGGTCACGCTGGCGAGCGGGCAGGCCTGGTTCCAGGTCGCCAAGGACCGTCGCCGCCCCTTCGTCGTCGATGCCGGTATCGCGCAGGCCCGCGCGATCGGCACGGCCTTCTCCGTCAGTCGTACCGGCACAACTGTCCAGATCGCTGTCACAGAAGGCACCGTCGCCACCTGGGCACAGGATGGCGGCGGCACCATGACGATATTGAAGGCCGGGGATTTCGCGACTTTCGAGCGTGGTGCGTTGACACCGGTCAAAGGCAATGCGCCACAAGCGATCGAACGATCGCTGGCGTGGCGTGTGGGTGAGATCGCGCTGGAAGGCGATACGCTGCGCGATGCCGTCGCGCGGTTCAACCGCTATAATGCCCAGCAACTGGTGATCGCCGATGAGAGCCTGTCCAATGAACGGCTGATCGGCCTGTTCCGCATCGACAATCCGGCTGGCTTTGCCCGAACGCTGGCTGCTTCCCTTGACGTTGCGGTGACCACGACGCCGCAGGAAATTCGCCTGGCCCGCAAAAAAGTCGATCCGGTCTGA
- a CDS encoding RNA polymerase sigma factor, producing MARWVGREILPHERDLRNWLRRQVVAAADVEDVVQECYCRLAQLPDVAHVTAPRAYLFTMARNIVRRQRERARVVRLDPLSDLSGEGESDLLTPERFAQARQELGRVQTALAMLSDRARRIFIMRKVEGLSQKAIAQALGVSETIVENEASRGLRTLLRQLTEPEATSEQPFADGGLHARNR from the coding sequence TTGGCTCGATGGGTAGGGCGGGAGATACTGCCCCACGAACGCGACCTGCGTAACTGGTTGCGGCGGCAGGTCGTCGCTGCGGCCGATGTGGAGGACGTCGTGCAGGAATGCTATTGCCGCCTTGCCCAGTTGCCGGACGTCGCGCATGTCACCGCGCCGCGCGCCTATCTCTTCACCATGGCCCGCAACATCGTCCGGCGGCAGCGGGAGCGCGCCCGCGTGGTGCGCCTCGATCCCTTGTCCGACCTGTCGGGTGAGGGCGAAAGCGACCTGCTGACGCCCGAACGCTTCGCGCAGGCGCGGCAGGAGCTGGGACGCGTCCAGACGGCTTTGGCGATGCTGTCCGATCGCGCCCGCCGCATCTTCATCATGCGCAAGGTCGAAGGATTGAGTCAGAAGGCGATTGCCCAGGCGCTGGGCGTCAGCGAAACAATCGTGGAAAATGAGGCGAGCCGGGGGCTGCGCACGTTGCTGCGGCAATTGACGGAGCCGGAAGCCACATCCGAACAACCGTTCGCGGACGGAGGCCTGCATGCCCGAAACCGTTGA
- a CDS encoding TonB-dependent receptor, with translation MKAARAHLLGATAAIVCCIVSPAEAAAQIRRFDIAPQPAQTGIPLFAKQAGIEILASGPVVEGVRLGRVKGAMDVSQALKQLLTGTDLMMVKVGNAIVLKRDRPTPTPAAAFAYTPAGFAPAGQDASVAGAMAPQEQGSQDIIVTGIRRSLQESINVKRAASNIVDVITAQDIGKLPDQNVAELMSRITGVQITRREGDGSNFTVRGISQNRLEINGRTFLGPGAGGNASLESISPEIIGSIVVAKSPTADMPEGALGATVNLKTKRPLDLADLVVSGRLQGAYTDQADHLGYRGSALVSKNFGDRFGILASVAYSNTRTQGQSFDSGGWTRTDAIDGNGDGINDPGLFRPNRYMARIYDRREQRLTLNSSVQFRPADNWEIILDGTYSRLKRERNSANYQILFNNNDVNAVADENGTVVSGTYTGVTLRPLIYDEPTEFRSTNLGFSTKYDGDIVKMSADASYSKGKGTDGGPGASFTYVVVPRAGNTTNASYDFSGGGPVPNLSLNTNFNRDDPSQYQLASIFDGDNITNNSGYDGRLDFDIRTDWGMLSSIQVGSRYENIKFYSESPQSVPSAASLLAVGDRNGDGIITVDEMPGLNYDNSMSSFFPGASGDFPRDLLTGTVDKDAARDAFGLPIPRADAIPLGRVSIRDVKQDTLAFYVRANFKSEIGSMPITGNAGVRYISIERLSSGYLSDTQATGSKSRFDYWLPSANLSVELTPSLILRGAAAKVVARPSLNDVGVSFIPFIVARTGSRGNPALRPFEATQYDATLEWYFAPASALTVAGFYKDVGSFTINTTQAEFVPGLSTGPDDLFQITQPTNGRSGTIKGVEVAYQQSLRFLPAPFNNLGVQANYTFVDSKTPLVDEATQASLPLPGLSKHSYNLIGYYEDKTVSFRVAYIHRSKYLQGQGSAASGGSSYMQARGQLDASAQINLTQTVRLTAEAINLTRSIERQYLQHPGRLLSSLREDRRFFFGVAATF, from the coding sequence ATGAAAGCTGCGCGCGCTCATCTTCTCGGCGCTACGGCCGCGATTGTCTGCTGCATCGTGTCGCCTGCCGAGGCTGCGGCCCAGATCCGGCGCTTCGATATCGCGCCGCAACCGGCGCAGACCGGCATCCCCCTGTTCGCCAAGCAGGCGGGGATCGAGATACTGGCCTCGGGACCGGTGGTCGAAGGCGTCAGGCTCGGCCGCGTCAAGGGCGCGATGGACGTGTCGCAGGCGTTGAAGCAGCTGCTGACCGGCACCGACCTGATGATGGTCAAGGTCGGTAACGCGATCGTGCTCAAGCGCGACAGGCCGACACCGACGCCTGCCGCCGCATTCGCCTACACCCCGGCGGGGTTCGCGCCAGCCGGTCAGGACGCTTCCGTCGCAGGGGCGATGGCGCCGCAGGAACAGGGTAGCCAGGACATCATCGTCACCGGCATCCGCCGCTCGTTGCAGGAATCGATCAACGTCAAGCGCGCCGCCAGCAACATCGTCGATGTCATCACGGCGCAGGATATCGGCAAGCTGCCCGACCAGAATGTCGCGGAATTGATGAGCCGGATCACCGGCGTGCAGATCACGCGGCGCGAAGGCGACGGTTCGAACTTCACCGTGCGCGGCATTTCCCAGAACCGGCTGGAGATTAACGGCCGGACCTTCCTGGGGCCGGGTGCGGGCGGCAACGCGTCGCTGGAATCGATCAGCCCGGAAATCATCGGCAGCATCGTCGTCGCGAAATCGCCGACCGCCGACATGCCGGAAGGGGCGCTGGGCGCGACCGTCAATCTCAAGACCAAGCGACCGCTGGATCTGGCCGATCTGGTCGTCAGCGGCCGATTGCAGGGCGCCTATACCGACCAGGCCGACCATCTGGGTTATCGCGGCTCGGCGCTCGTCTCGAAAAATTTCGGCGACCGGTTCGGCATCCTCGCCAGCGTGGCCTATTCCAACACCCGCACGCAGGGGCAGTCGTTCGATTCCGGCGGCTGGACCCGGACCGATGCGATCGACGGCAATGGCGACGGTATCAACGATCCGGGCCTGTTTCGACCCAATCGCTACATGGCGCGCATTTACGATCGGCGCGAACAGCGATTGACGCTCAACAGCTCCGTGCAATTTCGACCGGCGGACAATTGGGAGATCATTCTGGACGGCACCTATTCGCGCCTGAAGCGCGAACGCAACAGCGCTAATTACCAGATACTCTTCAACAATAATGACGTGAATGCCGTTGCCGACGAAAATGGCACCGTCGTCAGCGGCACCTACACCGGCGTCACGCTGCGTCCGCTGATTTATGACGAGCCGACGGAATTTCGGTCCACCAATCTCGGTTTCTCGACCAAATATGACGGCGACATCGTAAAAATGTCGGCCGATGCGTCCTATAGCAAAGGCAAGGGAACGGACGGTGGGCCGGGGGCTTCCTTCACCTATGTCGTCGTTCCGCGCGCGGGCAACACCACCAACGCCAGCTATGATTTTTCCGGCGGAGGGCCGGTGCCTAATCTGTCGCTCAATACCAATTTCAATCGGGACGACCCGTCCCAATATCAGCTCGCCTCGATCTTCGATGGCGACAACATCACCAACAATAGCGGCTATGACGGCCGCCTCGATTTCGACATACGCACCGACTGGGGTATGCTGAGTTCGATCCAGGTCGGTTCACGCTATGAAAATATCAAATTCTATTCGGAATCGCCCCAGAGCGTCCCTTCTGCAGCGAGCCTGCTGGCGGTCGGCGACAGGAATGGCGACGGCATCATCACCGTCGATGAAATGCCCGGCCTGAACTACGACAACAGCATGAGCAGCTTCTTCCCGGGCGCGTCGGGCGATTTTCCGCGCGATCTGCTGACCGGGACGGTCGACAAGGACGCCGCGCGCGACGCCTTCGGCCTGCCGATCCCGCGCGCCGACGCCATTCCGCTGGGGCGGGTATCCATCCGCGACGTCAAGCAGGACACTTTGGCTTTCTATGTCCGCGCCAATTTCAAGAGCGAGATCGGGTCAATGCCGATTACCGGCAATGCAGGCGTGCGCTATATCAGCATAGAGCGGCTATCGTCGGGCTATCTGTCCGACACGCAGGCGACGGGATCGAAATCGCGCTTCGACTATTGGCTGCCCAGCGCCAACCTGTCGGTCGAGTTGACGCCCAGCCTGATACTGCGCGGGGCCGCCGCCAAGGTGGTCGCGCGTCCCAGCCTCAACGATGTCGGGGTCAGCTTCATACCGTTCATAGTCGCGCGTACGGGATCACGGGGCAATCCGGCCCTGCGTCCATTCGAAGCGACGCAATATGATGCGACGCTGGAATGGTATTTCGCGCCTGCGAGCGCGCTGACGGTAGCGGGCTTCTACAAGGATGTCGGTTCCTTCACCATCAACACCACGCAGGCGGAGTTCGTGCCAGGCCTGTCCACCGGGCCGGACGACCTGTTCCAGATCACCCAGCCGACCAACGGCCGGTCGGGCACGATCAAGGGTGTCGAGGTCGCCTATCAGCAATCGCTCCGCTTCCTGCCTGCGCCCTTCAACAATCTGGGCGTCCAGGCCAACTACACCTTCGTCGACAGCAAGACGCCGCTGGTCGATGAAGCGACGCAGGCGTCGCTGCCTTTGCCGGGTCTGTCGAAGCACAGCTACAACCTCATCGGCTATTATGAGGACAAGACCGTGTCCTTCCGTGTCGCCTATATCCATCGCAGCAAATATCTGCAGGGTCAGGGCAGCGCGGCGTCGGGCGGCAGTTCCTACATGCAGGCGCGCGGGCAGCTCGATGCGTCCGCGCAGATCAACCTGACGCAGACTGTCCGGCTGACGGCCGAGGCGATCAACCTCACCCGATCGATCGAGCGACAATATCTCCAGCATCCGGGCCGATTGCTGAGTTCGCTGCGCGAAGACCGGCGTTTCTTCTTCGGCGTGGCGGCGACTTTCTGA